A region of Eschrichtius robustus isolate mEscRob2 chromosome 19, mEscRob2.pri, whole genome shotgun sequence DNA encodes the following proteins:
- the LGALS4 gene encoding galectin-4 isoform X4, protein MAFVPAPGYQPAYNPTLPYHRPIPGSLSVGMSIYIQGVASEHMKRFFVNFEVGQGPEADIAFHFNPRFDGWDKVVLNTRQNGNWGNEEKKRSMPFSKGAAFELVFMVLADHYKVVVNGNPFYEFGHRIPLQMVTHLHVDGDLQLQSINFIGGQPAPNQVHGEQLAKTQALEPHSNTTWRSPNFRNLACPSAEGSTLPNLCPCLIQCTQPWRDPQPSTRLCHLMGDCKGGLQPEEPLLSRAAYPPQPRALSSTSRWDPRGTWLCTLTPG, encoded by the exons ATGGCCTTTGTTCCTGCACCAGGCTACCAGCCCGCCTACAACCCG ACGCTGCCCTACCACAGGCCCATCCCAGGCAGTCTCAGCGTTGGAATGTCCATTTACATCCAAGGAGTGGCTAGCGAGCATATGAAGAG GTTCTTCGTGAACTTCGAGGTGGGGCAGGGCCCAGAGGCAGACATCGCCTTCCACTTCAACCCCCGCTTTGACGGCTGGGATAAGGTGGTCTTAAACACGAGGCAGAACGGCAACTGGGGCAAcgaggagaagaaaaggagcatGCCCTTCAGCAAGGGCGCCGCCTTCGAGCTGGTGTTCATGGTCTTGGCCGATCACTACAAG GTGGTGGTAAATGGGAATCCCTTCTATGAGTTTGGGCACCGGATCCCACTACAGATGGTCACCCACCTGCATGTGGATGGCGACCTGCAGCTTCAATCAATCAACTTCATCGGAGGCCAGCCCGCCCCAAACCAG GTCCACGGTGAACAACTGGCCAAGACACAAGCACTAGAACCCCACAGCAACACTACTTGGAGAAGCCCAAACTTCAGAAACCTGGCATGTCCTTCAGCTGAGGGCTCTACCCTTCCCAACCT GTGCCCATGCCTAATCCAGTGTACCCA ACCATGGAGGGACCCCCAACCTTCAACCCG CCTGTGCCATTTAATGGGAGACTGCAAGGGGGGCTTACAGCCCGAAGAACCATTATTGTCAAGGGCTGCGTACCCCCCACAGCCAAGAG CTTTGTCATCAACTTCAAGGTGGGATCCTCGGGGGACCTGGCTCTGCACATTAACCCCCGGCTGA
- the ECH1 gene encoding delta(3,5)-Delta(2,4)-dienoyl-CoA isomerase, mitochondrial — MAAVRAASRRLRNLLTRRLTARTNLGLSLNFHPMSSFAQDEASKAAPEEAPGHSYESLRVTSAQKHILHVQLNRPEKRNAMNKAFWSEMVVCFNKIAEDSDCRAVVISGAGKMFTSGIDFVDMASGLLQPAGGDVARISWHLHSLLSRYQETFSVIEKCPKPVIGAIHGGCIGAGVDLITACDIRYCTQDASFQVKEVDLGLAADVGTLQRLPRVIGNQSLVNELAFTARKMMADEALESGLVSRVFPDKEVMLDAAFALAAEISSKSPVAVQSTKINLLYSRDHSVTDSLNFMKSWNMSMLQTEDVVKSLQALMEKKELKTITFSKL, encoded by the exons ATGGCGGCGGTGAGAGCGGCTTCTCGGAGACTACGCAACTTGCTGACCCGGC GATTGACAGCCCGCACCAACCTGGGTCTCAGCCTTAACTTTCATCCCATGAGTTCCTTTGCACAAGATGAGGCCTCCAAAGCAGCCCCCGAGGAAGCCCCAGGCCACAGCTATGAGTCCCTTCGGGTGACATCTGCCCAGAAACACATTCTGCACGTGCAGCTAAACCGGCCGGAGAAGAGAAACGCCATGAACAAGGCCTTCTGGAG CGAGATGGTGGTGTGCTTCAACAAGATTGCAGAAGATTCCGACTGTCGTGCTGTGGTGATCTCTGGCGCAGGAAAGATGTTCACTTCAG GTATCGACTTCGTGGACATGGCTTCAGGCCTCCTTCAGCCCGCAGGAGGCGACGTGGCCCGCATCAGCTGGCACCTCCACAGCCTCCTCAGCAGATACCAAGAGACCTTCAGCGTCATCGAGAAG TGCCCTAAGCCGGTGATTGGAGCCATCCATGGGGGCTGCATTGGTGCAG GAGTGGATCTTATCACTGCCTGTGACATCCGGTACTGTACCCAGGATGCTTCCTTCCAGGTGAAG GAGGTGGACCTAGGTTTGGCAGCGGATGTGGGAACCCTGCAGCGACTTCCCAGAGTCATCGGGAACCAGAG CCTGGTCAACGAGCTGGCCTTCACTGCCCGCAAGATGATGGCTGACGAGGCCCTGGAGAGTGGGCTGGTCAG cCGGGTCTTCCCAGACAAGGAGGTCATGCTTGATGCGGCCTTCGCCCTGGCAGCCGAGATTTCCAGCAAGAGCCCCGTGGCGGTGCAGAGCACCAAGATCAACCTGCTCTACTCCCGCGACCACTCGGTGACAGACAGCCTCAACTTCATG AAATCCTGGAACATGAGCATGCTGCAGACAGAGGACGTCGTTAAGTCTCTCCAGGCCTTAATGGAGAAGAAGGAACTGAAGACCATCACCTTCTCCAAGCTCTGA
- the LGALS4 gene encoding galectin-4 isoform X1, which produces MAFVPAPGYQPAYNPTLPYHRPIPGSLSVGMSIYIQGVASEHMKRFFVNFEVGQGPEADIAFHFNPRFDGWDKVVLNTRQNGNWGNEEKKRSMPFSKGAAFELVFMVLADHYKVVVNGNPFYEFGHRIPLQMVTHLHVDGDLQLQSINFIGGQPAPNQVPMPNPVYPGPGQYYQEPSNLPTMEGPPTFNPPVPFNGRLQGGLTARRTIIVKGCVPPTAKSFVINFKVGSSGDLALHINPRLNEGTVVRNSFLNGLWGAEERKVSYNPFGPGQFFDLSIRCGMDRFKVYANGQHLFDFSHRLSAFQRVDMVEIQGDVTLSYVQI; this is translated from the exons ATGGCCTTTGTTCCTGCACCAGGCTACCAGCCCGCCTACAACCCG ACGCTGCCCTACCACAGGCCCATCCCAGGCAGTCTCAGCGTTGGAATGTCCATTTACATCCAAGGAGTGGCTAGCGAGCATATGAAGAG GTTCTTCGTGAACTTCGAGGTGGGGCAGGGCCCAGAGGCAGACATCGCCTTCCACTTCAACCCCCGCTTTGACGGCTGGGATAAGGTGGTCTTAAACACGAGGCAGAACGGCAACTGGGGCAAcgaggagaagaaaaggagcatGCCCTTCAGCAAGGGCGCCGCCTTCGAGCTGGTGTTCATGGTCTTGGCCGATCACTACAAG GTGGTGGTAAATGGGAATCCCTTCTATGAGTTTGGGCACCGGATCCCACTACAGATGGTCACCCACCTGCATGTGGATGGCGACCTGCAGCTTCAATCAATCAACTTCATCGGAGGCCAGCCCGCCCCAAACCAG GTGCCCATGCCTAATCCAGTGTACCCA GGTCCGGGGCAGTACTACCAAGAGCCAAGTAACCTCCCT ACCATGGAGGGACCCCCAACCTTCAACCCG CCTGTGCCATTTAATGGGAGACTGCAAGGGGGGCTTACAGCCCGAAGAACCATTATTGTCAAGGGCTGCGTACCCCCCACAGCCAAGAG CTTTGTCATCAACTTCAAGGTGGGATCCTCGGGGGACCTGGCTCTGCACATTAACCCCCGGCTGAATGAGGGCACCGTGGTTCGGAACAGCTTTCTGAATGGCTTGTGGGGAGCCGAGGAAAGGAAGGTCTCCTACAACCCGTTTGGTCCTGGACAGTTCTTTGAT CTGTCCATTCGCTGTGGCATGGATCGCTTCAAGGTGTACGCCAACGGCCAGCACCTCTTCGACTTCTCCCATCGCCTTTCGGCCTTCCAGAGGGTGGACATGGTGGAGATCCAGGGTGATGTCACCTTGTCCTATGTCCAGATCTGA
- the LGALS4 gene encoding galectin-4 isoform X3, whose amino-acid sequence MAFVPAPGYQPAYNPTLPYHRPIPGSLSVGMSIYIQGVASEHMKRFFVNFEVGQGPEADIAFHFNPRFDGWDKVVLNTRQNGNWGNEEKKRSMPFSKGAAFELVFMVLADHYKVVVNGNPFYEFGHRIPLQMVTHLHVDGDLQLQSINFIGGQPAPNQVHGEQLAKTQALEPHSNTTWRSPNFRNLACPSAEGSTLPNLCPCLIQCTQVRGSTTKSQVTSLPWRDPQPSTRLCHLMGDCKGGLQPEEPLLSRAAYPPQPRALSSTSRWDPRGTWLCTLTPG is encoded by the exons ATGGCCTTTGTTCCTGCACCAGGCTACCAGCCCGCCTACAACCCG ACGCTGCCCTACCACAGGCCCATCCCAGGCAGTCTCAGCGTTGGAATGTCCATTTACATCCAAGGAGTGGCTAGCGAGCATATGAAGAG GTTCTTCGTGAACTTCGAGGTGGGGCAGGGCCCAGAGGCAGACATCGCCTTCCACTTCAACCCCCGCTTTGACGGCTGGGATAAGGTGGTCTTAAACACGAGGCAGAACGGCAACTGGGGCAAcgaggagaagaaaaggagcatGCCCTTCAGCAAGGGCGCCGCCTTCGAGCTGGTGTTCATGGTCTTGGCCGATCACTACAAG GTGGTGGTAAATGGGAATCCCTTCTATGAGTTTGGGCACCGGATCCCACTACAGATGGTCACCCACCTGCATGTGGATGGCGACCTGCAGCTTCAATCAATCAACTTCATCGGAGGCCAGCCCGCCCCAAACCAG GTCCACGGTGAACAACTGGCCAAGACACAAGCACTAGAACCCCACAGCAACACTACTTGGAGAAGCCCAAACTTCAGAAACCTGGCATGTCCTTCAGCTGAGGGCTCTACCCTTCCCAACCT GTGCCCATGCCTAATCCAGTGTACCCA GGTCCGGGGCAGTACTACCAAGAGCCAAGTAACCTCCCT ACCATGGAGGGACCCCCAACCTTCAACCCG CCTGTGCCATTTAATGGGAGACTGCAAGGGGGGCTTACAGCCCGAAGAACCATTATTGTCAAGGGCTGCGTACCCCCCACAGCCAAGAG CTTTGTCATCAACTTCAAGGTGGGATCCTCGGGGGACCTGGCTCTGCACATTAACCCCCGGCTGA
- the LGALS4 gene encoding galectin-4 isoform X2, translating to MAFVPAPGYQPAYNPTLPYHRPIPGSLSVGMSIYIQGVASEHMKRFFVNFEVGQGPEADIAFHFNPRFDGWDKVVLNTRQNGNWGNEEKKRSMPFSKGAAFELVFMVLADHYKVVVNGNPFYEFGHRIPLQMVTHLHVDGDLQLQSINFIGGQPAPNQVPMPNPVYPTMEGPPTFNPPVPFNGRLQGGLTARRTIIVKGCVPPTAKSFVINFKVGSSGDLALHINPRLNEGTVVRNSFLNGLWGAEERKVSYNPFGPGQFFDLSIRCGMDRFKVYANGQHLFDFSHRLSAFQRVDMVEIQGDVTLSYVQI from the exons ATGGCCTTTGTTCCTGCACCAGGCTACCAGCCCGCCTACAACCCG ACGCTGCCCTACCACAGGCCCATCCCAGGCAGTCTCAGCGTTGGAATGTCCATTTACATCCAAGGAGTGGCTAGCGAGCATATGAAGAG GTTCTTCGTGAACTTCGAGGTGGGGCAGGGCCCAGAGGCAGACATCGCCTTCCACTTCAACCCCCGCTTTGACGGCTGGGATAAGGTGGTCTTAAACACGAGGCAGAACGGCAACTGGGGCAAcgaggagaagaaaaggagcatGCCCTTCAGCAAGGGCGCCGCCTTCGAGCTGGTGTTCATGGTCTTGGCCGATCACTACAAG GTGGTGGTAAATGGGAATCCCTTCTATGAGTTTGGGCACCGGATCCCACTACAGATGGTCACCCACCTGCATGTGGATGGCGACCTGCAGCTTCAATCAATCAACTTCATCGGAGGCCAGCCCGCCCCAAACCAG GTGCCCATGCCTAATCCAGTGTACCCA ACCATGGAGGGACCCCCAACCTTCAACCCG CCTGTGCCATTTAATGGGAGACTGCAAGGGGGGCTTACAGCCCGAAGAACCATTATTGTCAAGGGCTGCGTACCCCCCACAGCCAAGAG CTTTGTCATCAACTTCAAGGTGGGATCCTCGGGGGACCTGGCTCTGCACATTAACCCCCGGCTGAATGAGGGCACCGTGGTTCGGAACAGCTTTCTGAATGGCTTGTGGGGAGCCGAGGAAAGGAAGGTCTCCTACAACCCGTTTGGTCCTGGACAGTTCTTTGAT CTGTCCATTCGCTGTGGCATGGATCGCTTCAAGGTGTACGCCAACGGCCAGCACCTCTTCGACTTCTCCCATCGCCTTTCGGCCTTCCAGAGGGTGGACATGGTGGAGATCCAGGGTGATGTCACCTTGTCCTATGTCCAGATCTGA